The region ACTTGTACAGTTGTGGCAGTAAAATTGGCCTGAACCACACAGCGAAGGCAAACTGGGCAGCGAGATTCCGataatttcatcatttctatATCACATATATGTAAGATTGCAGTGAGCTTAAAGCCATGTAAACGACTGAGGATGAGGATTAATAAGGCAAGGGCACTAACAGATCGTATAACCAAGTTGGAGGGAGGCTCATCACCTCATTCCTCAAAACCGATGTTTCTGTCTCCtttgcataaaaacaacaaccttcgACCAAAGCAGTGAGAATGGGAGCTGGAAGGGACTGACTCTTGTATGaacctgaaactggaactgacaaCCAAGAAGATGATGGACCGAACAATATCAACACAGAGGGAAAATGGATCTCTAACATCTGTACTGAAACTTGCCCTTGTCATGCACATTAATTAGAACAAatctatattttattttgttgtgtttattatttatttttgtatcgtATCAGGATATGAATTAAGCAGCAACCAGAAGCACCACTTGTCGAGTTgaatcagaacaaaatgcacacaaAGCCAGTGATGTAGACAATGACTGAATGAGATGGATCCAGTGACATAGATTTATCAGGATGAATGTATGTGCAGCATCGTCAGTTTGCACATATCTCACAACTATAATGATGTCCCATGGCAATGCCAAAACATACATGCTTGTGTTAATGCTGTCCACTGACTGGGATGTGTtgtatagctctgtgtgtgtgtgtgtgtgtgcgcgtgcgtgcgtgtgtgtgtgtgtgtgataagagaaTGATCAAAAAAGTTAGCACGTTGATGTTATATTCTTTCAAATACAATGAAGACATGCATAAATATAGTTTTGACCTTTTATGTGAAAAGAcagatacacatgaacacacacacacacacacacacacacacacacacttgtaaattCATTCATGTTCACACAGAAAGGGACAGATAAACACTTTCAGACTATATATAAACCATATAAAAACCAATGTACACACAAAGTCAACTTGCATCAGACTGTTCTTGAACTACACAGCgataatttttttgttcaattgAATATTGTAGTTTCAGCAACCAAATTTTGAACGAAATTATACATCACAGGTTGTTTAGTTTTCTTCTTGAATGGAAGCATTCTGTTGATATACAGTCCCcattcttcttgtttttgatATTGCCATTTCTCTTGTGTATGCAtaaatgtttctgtgtgtgagatacgtgtacatgtgtgcatttaAAAAGCTGTGCTCTGTGCGTGAATTGTGGACTGCTGTTCATGTCTAAAATTGAGTAGAAAGCTGTTGTTATCAAAGCATCCCTGAAGCACGCATTTTTTTCGTTTATGTTCAAGGGTGACTATGAACTCAAGCTGGTGAAGCAAGCCATTTCAAGtcgcaagaagagagagagtttaggCCCCATGGCTCTGGCTGGCCCCCTCTCCGTGTTCCTGTGCTCCCTGACAGCCATCCCGCTGCCTTACATGCTGAACCAGCTGGGCTCTATGAAGGACCCTCTCTTCATCATGATGGCTGGGGGGCTGGCTTTGGCCGTCGTTTCCATCGTGCCTTTCTTGGTTGTCAGAAACCGGCCGCAGAAAATCGACAGTTTCTTCTACGGTATGGATGACGTAAAGAGAGTTGAATATGTTATAGATGATATGACATGGATGATGTAAAGAGTTGAATATGTTACTTATAGATGATATGACGGTTAAATATGGTATGATAGTTGTGTTCGGTATGGATGACATAGAGTAGAATATGCTATAGataatgatggttaaatatggtATGACAGTTGTGTATGGTATGGATGATATTACTATAGTTGAATGTGATATAGATGATATGACAGTTGGATATATACTGTGGATGATATTGCAGTCTGAAATGGTTTGGATGTAATGACAGTTGaattttattgtattactctttgtaacaacagctttctgtgtgaaattcttgtTGCGCTCCCCTGAGTACGTCATTAGAAagcagtgccacccttttctttctttttcttttttctgcctataggtgtatttgttttcctgttaaaGTGGACTTTttgtataattttgccagagataagccttgtgttgctgtgggttcttttacaagcgcTGAGTGCATattacacacaggacctcagtttatcttctcatccaaataactagcattgagaccaccactcaaggtctggaggagggaaaatactggcgagtgtgggattcgatcccatacGCTCAGATTCCCTTGCTTCCTGGACAGATTccttaccacttggccaacacttTACAGCATCgacaccccctccttcccactaTCACTCATTAAGCTCTTCATGACTGCCCCTGCTAGCCCTCATTCTGTCTAACTAATTATTCTTTCTCTTTATGGAGGGAaatggcacagtggttaagacccTTATGCAGTGTCcatgagtgtctgggtttgtatccttgtcttgccctttctcccaggtttaaaagaaaaatcaaactgagcatctgctcatttggatgagatgataaaccaaggtcctgtatgcagcacgttcttggcacactgaaaaagaaccaatggcaacataagtgttttcctctggcaaacttctgcagaagaaatctactttgatagatgcacacatacaaaatgcATGCAGTCAAAGCCTGACTGAGCAGGCTTACATGTGAAAAGTGCTACACCCTCAGTTCCtcagttcattgtctcatccaaatgactacacCACTCCAGGTGAAGGGgtgagtaaaaatcctggtctgtgTATCGGACTCAAACATGTTGACACTTTGTTTCCTTGTCGGGCACCTAACCACAAGGCCACCTCTTCACATAGCTCTTTGTACAGAGGTTTCCAGATGTGCAGATATCTATTTTGTTTACAGTGTTGGGCATCTTTACATTCACCTCGGTGATTGACCTGGTCATAGCGCTGGAGAATGACGGAATTGTTGCGAACTTCATGTCCTTCTACCTGCGAGACGGAGAGCCCTACTTGAAGACAGCTCATGGTACCCTGATCTCCTACTGGGATGGTGTGGCTCACTACGCCATGTACCTGCTGATACTGGCTGCACAGAGCTGGAAGTAAGTTCGGCGAAATTCGGTTGTGACAGAAAGTCGTGAGTACAGAATGTTTTTGATATCAGTATTTTATTGCTGGATCATTCATTGTTTTTGGCTGATGATTTGGTATGTTGGTATGTTGGTTAGTAATATTTGAGTGCATTTATGTGATCTGCACAtgtaaacgtacacacacatgcacacacaatacattttCATGTACTGGCGCTCTTTAAACACATTCCCTTACCTTcagcttcctttcttcctcctttttttctctcatctaatatcacttaaaagcAATGACATAAAGCTGAACACTACTACAACTTGATCTGCAAACGTAAACACCTAAGTATCAACATCTGTGTAGAACAAAACTGTTCTGATACATTTCAGAGTCCACTGACTTGACCTCAAGACCACTTGATACTTACTGAGGTTATTAGTTTTATTATTGTTACTTTAaaaggttggttggttgttgttgttttttagtgaaAGGTTTTGTCCTTCAtagttgtctgtgtttgttatcACTATATCCCCACTGTATATGAGGAAAAATTGTGTTTTATGGGTGATGTGATGTTGAAATCTGTGGTAGTTATTTTATTGTTTTCGTGTACTGCCTTGAAAAAATATGTAAAGTGCTCTTGCCAAAATATTTCAGAATCAGTCAGATGTAGTGAAAACATGCAAATtatttcaaaatattttcaacaaaTGGTCACAGTTTATAGGAACGATACTGTTTTTTGTCCAACCAATACCGTACTCTCTACTAAATAAGAGACATGATTCACATAGAAACCTTAAGCTCTtattgatgatattattattgtgcATAATTTCACTTATATTGTTGATGTCTAGATGGTAATAGTCATTGTGCATAGTTCATATTTTGATCAGTTTGAATGCCTATTTGGTgaaagccatatatatatatatatatatatatatatatatatatatatatatatatatatatatataataaatttcTGTGTCAAATttacacacagaagaaagaagaaaagagaagaatgtTCTGCTacattttctgttctgttgtgtgttccATTTTCAGCCAGAGTTACCGCGATGTGGGGCTGTACTGGGCTGGGTCCATGGGCCACAGTGTGATGATCTTGATGCCCAGTGTTCTCATCGGTCAGTACTTTGCTCAGAGTCTGATGCTTGTGCAGAGCCACAACTGTGACCAGGGCTGATATATTTCTTGGTTATCTTTAGACAGGAGGAggaacgattcttcttcttcttctgcgttcgtgggctgcaactcccacgttcactcgtatgtacacaagtgggcttttacgtgtatgaccgtttttaccccgccatgtaggcagccatactccgcttttcggGGGtatgtgctgggtatgttcttgtttccataacccaccgaacgctgacatggattacaggatctttaacgtgcatatttgatcttctgcttgcgtatacacacgaagggggttcaggcgctggcaggtctgcacatatgttgacttgggagatctgaaaaatctccaccctttacccaccaggcgccgtcactgagattcgaacccgggaccctcagattgaaagtccaacgctttaaccactcggctattgcgtccgtcggaGGAAAGATTCAAGCAGGTTCTCTTGTAACAAGCTGTGGTGGGGAAGGGTATCCTTGACCAATGTAACCCTTGACCAGTGTACCCATGGATCAGAATAGTGATTTGTTGCCAAGGGAATGAACAGCAAATATCTTGTGATGTTGTAGAGTAAAAGACAGCTCACGAAATCTGATTTAAGCTGTACAGGCTTTTGATAGATACCAGACCAAGAGTAATTCAGCTTTATAATGTTTTGTGAAATGAATCAGACCAAGAGTAATTCAGCTTTATAATGTTTTGTGAAACGAGATTGTTGAAGCATTTTTGCTTTTAGATTTTATTTTGATAATGAGGAGTATCAAtaaatcatctgtgtgtgtgtgtgtgtgtgtgtgtgtgtgtgtgagcgcgcgcgcacacgtgtgtgtgtgtgtgtttgtatgactaTGAGTGAGCATGTTTGTGTTTCTACACAAAGATGTTTGCAAAAGGAATAGTAATTGGATATTGATTTATCACATGATATCAGCTGTGTAATTCAGTTTTTGATGAAATGTAGTAACGTTTTGAGACTGGATGAAAAATGCGCTTGCACTTCAGCTTATTATGCAGGCCCTAATGGAGTTCGGTGGCCATGTCTTCTCAACTTAGTTTTCATCGCTCTTTCATTCTACTTTGGAGCCAAGTTTTTCTTCCAACCCAGGCAAGATGACGACTTTGAGGTAAGCTTTCACttttcaattgaaaaaaaaaaatcaagtacttAAAACAGGGGATCTGAATATGACATAGAAATAtttattatgttttattgtttatgAACTGTATTTCTTATACACTTTTTGATATGTTGTGGATTTGGTGTCATGGCAGAGTTGCTTAGGCATTGGACTTGAtttagtgttcaccagtgatcagagtttgaggctGTGTTTCAGTATGTTGTgttgtccttggggaaggcattTTATTCTGATTTTTCCCACTCAACCCATGTTCGAATGGGTACCTAACTTGGGGAAGATTAAAATGAttgaaagagaggattgggccctgccttcctttgccaggctGTAGACACAACGAATATGAATTCACTCTCCCCCCGATGGCTGTGAAAGGCTAGGGGATCTGTAACCTTGACCTTTTGATTGTATTGAAGtgttccatgtttgtgtgtgtgagggtgaactTTGGAAGAAATATATCAATTTCTGTAGGATTTATGGGGTCAagcttttgacgggcgcaatagccgagtggttaaagcattggactgccaatctgagggtcccgggttcgaatcatggtgacggcgcctggtgggtaaagggtggagatttttacgatctcccaggtcaacatatgtgcagacctgctagtgcctgaacccccttcgtgtgtatatgcaagcagaagatcaaatacgcacgttaaagatcctgtaatccatgtcagcgttcagtgggttatggaaacaagaacatacccagcatgcgcacccctgaaaacggagtatggctgcctacatggtggggtaaaaacggtcatacacgtaaaagcccactcgtgtgcatacaagtgaacgcagaagaagaagaagaatggggtcAAGCTTGCTCCACAACTTAGCACACATGAGATataaaataatcacacacacacacacacacacacacacacacacacacacacacacacacacacacccctacaggtacacatacagagatatgcaccacacaccacaccacatactttgaaaaagaaaaaaaaagtgtatataaaTAAATCTGGTTTCCATATACTTTTCAGATTGAAGAGAATCCTGAGCCACCTGCTGCCAGCATCTGGAAACGTCCTATGGATTTCTTCTTTGTGCTGTACTTTTTGGCTGCCAGTGTCTTAGCTGTACTCCGCTTTACTGTGAGTCGGACATTCCACGACAGACATAATAGAACCATTACAAATCAACCTTGATGTTagctattttttaatttttttttattgagataCCTTGTTCTGCAGTAAATAGAAATGATATAATTTGGAGTGttggctgacgggcgcaatagccgagtggttaaagcgttggactttcaatctgagggtcccgggttcgaatcacggtgacggcgcctggtgggtaaagggtggagatttttacgatctcccaggtcaacatatgtgcagacctgctagtgcctgaacccccttcgtgtgtatatacaagcagaagatcaaatacgcacgttaaagatcctgtaatccatgtcagcgttcggtgggttatggaaacaaggacatacccagcatgcacacccccgaaaacggagtatggctgcctacatggtggggtaaaaacggtcatacacgtaaaagcccactcgtgcacatacgagtgaacgcagaagaaggagtgttggcctggtgatAATGGGTCCAtctaggaagcaagaaaatctgactgcacaggatcgaatcctacactcgttgatattttctccccctccactagaccttgagtggtggtctggatgctggttatttggataagatgataaatCGAGATTCTGTATGCAGAATGAACtcatggcaagaaaagggttgtccctggcaaaattctgaagaaaaatccactcttatATACAGGTGTATGTTTGCACATGGTTGAAAGCCTGACTGAAAGACTGGAAATGATGAGTGCCTACAGGCTAGCATTCAGTTGGTTCTACCTAGATAGGCAAGCTGGTTTGCTAATGACTTTGTGTAAAGTGCATAGAGTTCAGTTTCTGATCgaagtatcaataatgataagTATTAATATGGAAATTTCTTCCAAAATTTGTTTCTAGTATTATGGCTTTTTTGCAAATAGAAAGGTTAAAGGttattggtttttgttgctgtatcagtgtatgttaaacaaacatacaaaaacagttagttttgtttttatagttttCATCTTTTATCTCAGATGCAATTTTATATTGGAAGTGAGACTGTCAGTTACCCAGGTTGAATTTGTATTTCGTGTGTACACAACTTTCACGACTAACAAGGGCATTGAAACTTCAGTAACTTGGGTACATTGCTGTTTTTGACAGACACCTTAGAGCATAACAGTTTGAATGGTGCATAGTTTGACATATTGACTTTGGAGCATGGGTGAAATGAGATTAATATAGCATGATTTGAAGTGTATTTACTACTTTATGTTTAGCTTTAAGTggtgttattggttttgttggacaaaaagtaatacagatCCTCAAAAGGGAGACGTCCAGATAAAGAAAGTCAAcctacatcctgacctgtgagctctgtcctCTCTCgctgaggtgacagtccttcactgacaagctgacctgtaagctctgtcctatctcaatgaggtgactgtccttcactgacatcttgacctgtaagctctgtcctatctcagtgaggtgacagcccttcactgacatgctgacctgtaagctctgtcctgtctcagtgaggtgacagcccttcactgacatgctgacctgtaagctctgtcctgtctcagtgaggtgacagcccttcactgacatgctgacctgtaagctctgtcctgtctcagtgaggtgacagcccttcactgacatgctgacctgtaagctctgtcctgtctcagtgaggtgacagtccttcactgacatgctgacctgtgagctctgtcctatctcagtgaggtgacagtccttcactgacatgctgacctgtaagctctgtcctgtctcagtgaggtgacagtccttcactgacatgctgacctgtgagctctgtcctatctcagtgaggtgacagtccttcactgacaagcacacaTGTCAgctgcagtcaaggggttaatgttcTTCACGTTTCTTTCAGGCTGCTTTTGATGGAAAGGTTCGCCTGGCTCAGTACTATCTGCACCACATTGAACCCTACCTGGGTGATACTACCACCTTCTCCAAAGttcaggtttgtgtgtgcgtatgtgtgtgcgtgcgtgcgtgcgtgtgtgtgtgtgtgtgtgtgtgtgtgtgtacatgtaattgtgtgcgtgtatacatgtttgcgtgtgcatgtgttgcaGATTGACTTTAGCACATTCATTTTTGTCAccattatatgtgtatgtgtgttgaatgTTAGCTGAAATATActagcatgcatacatgtgttcatttacacaTCCTCGAGACAATATAAAGGGCATTCACTTTGACAAAGCAGAGAAAATTGGGAAAAAATGTACTGATGGGAATTTGcattgttgaaagaaagaaattttttgAGAAAGTACTGtcacaatttttattttttatataatgcCCTGtaaccatttctttcttcttttttttccatcccagCTGAGATTTGAACCAGAATCATCTGAATATTGAAATACTACAGTAATAATAGATCTTTAGTTCTAGGTCAGTCAAGGGTTAAAAATATATGTTACCTGTTAGCTGTCCCATGACTTCTGCTAATGTCACTTGGACACCAGTGAAGAcaacgccaccactctcctccacctgtctctgtcctcctccgcTCTCTGGTTCACCATGCTGAAAAATATGTGTACCATTTTCCAACTGGAAGGCACTTTGACTGAAGAAAAGGTTGTATGtaatttaaaaattatttttttttttatatactttgaTGGGGGTATGTTGTAGGATCCCAGTCGGCTATATACACAAGGGGGAGAGGTTTTGGCTGTGTAGCTTTCTACACAACGTGTATGCTGCTGCCACTGTGATGGTGGTCCTGCACCCTTGCCAGCAGCTGGTCATCGTTCAGATTGCTCCAGTCAACAGCTGTTCtcacaaaaaaagtttttaaattgTTCTGTTCTTGCGACAGGAAACTCTAATGTTTCTGTTAACCTTCCTGGCTGACCACTCCGCGATGTTGCTGGAGACAAAATCAAAGCGCCAAGGGGCTTTAAAAGCAAAAAGACAGAGCAAGCATTTATGTAGTGCCGCTTGCGTTGTGATGCTGCAGATGATGGTGTACCTGTTCTACTTCCTGCCGTACTACATTGCTGCCATCTACGGCCTGCTCTGGCCGGGCCACACCTGGATGCTGGACTGGTCTCTTCTGCATGCAGGGGCTGCAGCACAGGTATCGCCACCAGTTTGTCTGTTCTAGGTGCCAGTGTTAAGGTGGACGGGTGGtaaaagtcattcggatgagacgataaaccgaggtcccgtgtgcagcatgcacttagcgcacgtaaaagaacccacggcaacaaaagggttgttcctggcaaaattctatagaaaaatccacttcaataggaaaaacaaataaaactgtacacaggaaaaaataccaaaaaaagtgggtggcgctgttgtgtagcgacgcgctctccctggggagagcagcccgaatttcacacagagaaatctgttgtgataaaatgaaaatgaatgagtgaatgaatgaaatattgtTTCAGGTGAAAGTAGTGTGATTGGTGGGATGATGGCCTGATGGATAAAATGCCTGGCTTTGTACTGAGGGTCCTGGGGTTCTCTTCCAGCTGGAACCACGGTTGGATTGCATATGTTATCTTAGCAGTGCCAAGTTTGCTAAGCGTTGAATTTTCTTATGATTATGGAACTTGTGAAGACTTGGGAAATTTCTTTAAACACACCAAACTTTGTGTTGCTGAGATTGGTTAGGCAGTCCAGTACAGAATTTgtgcccaccccccacacccctccaccagaTCTTGTGAATCTGGGTTTTTATCTTTTTGATAAGATGATAAATTAAAGATCAACCCAACTAAGGTATGTATGTCTtatgtaaaaaaatgaaaaatttgaataaaaatattattaaaaagaTCAAAGATCTttatgcagcatgtacttagcaagGATAAAAAGGTATCACAGCAGCATAAGAGAAGGGAATGTCCgatgcaaa is a window of Babylonia areolata isolate BAREFJ2019XMU chromosome 5, ASM4173473v1, whole genome shotgun sequence DNA encoding:
- the LOC143282147 gene encoding transmembrane 6 superfamily member 1-like — its product is MALAGPLSVFLCSLTAIPLPYMLNQLGSMKDPLFIMMAGGLALAVVSIVPFLVVRNRPQKIDSFFYVLGIFTFTSVIDLVIALENDGIVANFMSFYLRDGEPYLKTAHGTLISYWDGVAHYAMYLLILAAQSWNQSYRDVGLYWAGSMGHSVMILMPSVLIGPNGVRWPCLLNLVFIALSFYFGAKFFFQPRQDDDFEIEENPEPPAASIWKRPMDFFFVLYFLAASVLAVLRFTAAFDGKVRLAQYYLHHIEPYLGDTTTFSKVQMMVYLFYFLPYYIAAIYGLLWPGHTWMLDWSLLHAGAAAQGQFAHIGASFHYRTPFSYRVPQSGQARIIFWLINGSMFIVPQVLAYRCLYYPSFFIKPTDEKQVEGDDTKEKKKV